The following DNA comes from Spirulina major PCC 6313.
GTTGCCACAGTGATATCAATGAATCAGGGACATCTACAGTGATGAATTCTTCATTTTGGCTGATTAGATACTGCTTAGGAATTTTAATGATGGGCATGTTTTTTAGTTAGGGCTTGTGGATAGTTTAGCGGTTTGGGCGGTTTAGAGTTCTGCTAACCAGGTTTGGATGGCAGATAACAGGTTGGGTTGATCGGGGGGGAAGCCTTTTAAGGGGGCTTCTAGGGGTTGGTGGGTGAGGAGGGCGATCGCTAGGGTGTCGGTGAGTTGTTCACAGAGGGTGATGAGTTCGGGGGTTGTGGGCAGTGGGTGAGGAGGAGGGCACGGCGCAGTTGGGCGGGGGTTGTGGGTTCGGGGGGGTCTTCGCCGGGATATGGGGTGTCCCAGGATGGGGTGTGGTGGGGGGGTGCGGCTAAGTGGTGAAGTAGAATATCATTGAAGGTGATTTAGTAGCGTGAGGCTTCGTCAATGATGACATTTAATGATGTAGTTGAGGGAATTAAAGGTCTTTCTACCGATGAAAAAGAAGAAATTCAATCATTGTTGCAGCAGTATCTCCGTGAAGAACGTCGCGATAGGATTTATGAGAATTTGCAAGCAGCCCAGAAAGAACAACAACAAGGAAACCTCAAGTTTTCTAACCAGATTGACGAATTGAGACAACTGATTGAGGAATAATCATGGAAGTCAGTTTCAGTTCAGCTTTTAAACGGGCTTTTAAAAAAAGGATTAAAGGGAATGAAAACTTAGAGTCAAAGTTTTGGCAAAAACTAGAAATATTTACGTCAGACCCTTACGACCCAAGATTGAGAACCCATAAGCTATCAGGAAAACTGAAGGATTTATGGAGTTTTACGGTAGATTACGACGTGAGAGTATTATTTTATCTTACCGAAGATGACAAGGCTATTTTTGTTGATTTCGGCAGCCATGACGAAGTTTATTAAGGGGTTAGAAACTCGGTTTCTCAAATCTCCTCTAACCAGGTTTCGATGGCAGATAAGAGGTTGGGTTGATTGGGGGGGAAGCCTTTTAAGGGGGCTTCTAGGGGTTGGTGGGTGAGGAGGGCGATCGCTACGGTGTCGGTGAGTTGTTGGCAAAGGGTGATGAGTTCTGGGGTGGGTGTTTCGCAGTTGATGAGGAGGAGGGCGCGGTGGGGAAGTTGTTGGTTGAGGTGCAAGGTATCGAGATAGCGACTGAGTTGGCCGGGGGTGGAAACGTCGGGATAAATCTCTTTAAGTTGGAGGGGTTTCCAGATGAGTTTGCACAGTTTGAGGGCGATTTCGCTTTCGCGGGTTTCGGTGGCGAGGGGTTTGGCGTTGAGGCAATAAATGGGCAGGTGTTTTAGGGATTCGCAGGTGAAGGGGGTGGCGGGGGTTGTTTGGCTGTTATGGGGGGTTTGGTCGATGATTTCGGGGTGGGGGGTGGTGGGGGGATTGTGCCAGGCTTGATAAAAGTCGGGATAGGGGAGGTTTTCGGCACAGTTCCAGATGACTTTGTAGCATTCCTTGAATTGGTCAAAGTTGCTTTCGTAAACTTCATCGCTGAGGCAGTCTTTTAATGCAGAAACAACCCCTGCATAGTGCTTGCGTGTAGTAAGAATTTTCCCTAAGCTCTCCGCTGCTAGCCCACGGGTGTCATCATCAGCCCCAGCATCCCGTAAGATTTCCACTAAGGCGGCGATCGCCTGGGGGTTCCCTGGGTTGATTTCCCCTAAACGCTCGGCTGCTTGACCACGGATATCAAGATTAGTCCCAGCATTCCTCCAAATTTCCGCTAAGGCGATTATTGCCTGCTTGTTCCCTGGGTTGATTTTTCCTAAACTCCAGGCTACTAGCAAACGGGTGTAGGCATCAGCTCCAGCATCCCTCAAGATTTCCGCTAAGGCGATTATTGCCTGCTTGTTCCCTGGGTTGATTTCACCTAAACTTTCGGCTGCTTGCTCACGAGTATAAATATTAGCCGAAGCATCCTGTAAGATTTCCACTAAAGTGGCGATTGCTTGCTCATTCTCTGAGTCAATTTTCCCTAAACTTTCGGCTGCTAGAAAACGGGTGTAAGTATCACCCCTGGCATCCTGTAAGATTTCCTCTAAAGTGGTGATCGCCTGCCTATTTCTTGGGACAATTTTCCCTAAACTTTCGGCTGCTAGCAAACGGGTGTAAGCATCAGCCCCAGCATTCCTCAAAATTCTCTCTAAGGTGGCGATCATCTGCTTGTTTTCTAAGACAATTGTCTCCAAGCTCTCGACTGATTGATAACGGGTATCAAGATCGGCTCCAGCATCCTGTAAAGTTTCCACTAAAGCAGTGATCACCTGCTCATTCCCTGGAGCAATTTCCCCTAAACTCCAGGCTGCTTGATTACGGATATAAGCATTAGCCCCAACATCCCTCAAGGTTTCCGTTAAAGCAGTGATCGCCTGCTCATTATCTGGGTCGATTTTCCCTAAACTCCAGGCTGCTTGATTACGGATATAAGCATCAGCCCCAGCATCCCGTAAGATTTCCTCTAAGGCGGCGATCGCCTGCTCATTATCTGGGTCGATTTTCCCTAAACTCCAGGCTGCTTGATTACGGATATAAGCATCAGCCCCAGCATCCCGTAAGATTTCCTCTAAGGCGGCGATCGCCTGCTCGTTCCCTGGGGCGATTTCCCCTAAACTCAAGGCTGCTATCCTACGAATGTCACGATCAACCCCAGTATCTCGTAAAATTTCTGCTAAGGCGGCGATCACCTTCTGATTTCCTAATGCGATTCCCCATAAACTCTTGGCTGCTTGATACCAGGTGATGCTAAACCCAGCATCTTGTTGTAAAATTCTCACTAATGCAGTAGTTGCTTTTTCCCGAATCGTCTCACCGAGAACAGTTCTCGCACCCTCTTTAAGTGGGTCTAAAAATGTTCGCCATTCCTGTTTCTCAATATTGAAATAACCAAACCCCCATTTCACCACCTGCCGCACAATCTCAGCCGCAAGGGAACAAACTTTAAACTCATTAATTGCCGCAGCCGCTAGAAAATAGGCTTGATATTCATAAAGTCCTCTATCTACTTTGTTAAAGTTCCACTCTCTACAAGCATCATCAAACCCAACCAACACCCGAATAAACTGCTCCTTCTGCTCATTCCCAACATCCTCACGCCCCAACCACAACAAAATCACCTGCTTCCATTGCTTCTCAAAAATCCGATACCGTTTCCCCTCCACCGGACAATCCACATGATCCTTCGGTAAAAAATAATCCCAATCCTCCACCGCCAACGCCGCAAGATACTCCTGAAACGTCGCATGATAAAACGCGAAAACCTCCGCCTCCGGATTCTCCTCCGCCACCCCCACCCGATTTAACCAGCCCAAATCCAACGCCAAACGGAACAGCCCCGCATCCGCATCCCTCCACACATCCCGCACAAACCGCCCCGTCAACCGAAACCGAGACCCCTCCAACTCCATCGCCCGCAACGCCAAAACCCCCAACCCCTCATTTAAAGCCCGCCGCTGCGCGTCCGTTGTGGGAAATTCGTCGCCCTTCCACTCATAAAACACCTCCACAAACCGCCCATATAACCCCGCCTGCGTATCCGGAAACTTCCCCTGCCGCACCTGCCACGTCCGACAAAGCAACGCCAACCGTAACGGATTTTTCACCAAATCCTGAATCCGGCAATGCTCCGGAGCCGCCAACTCTTCTTTTAACTTCCCCGCCAGTGCAGAAATGTCCGGCGCATTAAACCAACGATCAATAAACGCCTCCACCTGCTCCGGATAACGAAACTCCAACGTCCGAAACGTATCAAACCGAAACAACGCATTGCGCTCCCCATCCCACACATTCAACCGACAAGTTAAAATCACCCGCGCCGCATCCACCCAACCCGCCAACTGCTGGGCAATCTCCCCCAAAACCGCATTTGAAGTTCCCGCAACCTCATCCACCCCATCCAACAACAACCAAGCCCGCCCCGCATTAAACATCTCCACACATTGCTCTCGGTGCGCCGCCGTCGTTTCAAGCACATTCAATAATTGCTTTAACCAAACTCCCCCCAAATATTCCTCCAGAGTTCGCCCCCGCAAATCGGCTAACGATACCCAGACCGGGATGAAATCCGTTTCTGCCAAAATCCATTGCTCAATGGTTTGTAATAACGTCGTTTTTCCCGCCCCCGGCTCCCCAATAATCGCCAAACGTCGCCCCTCACTCTTACTTTTCCCCGCCGCTAACACCTCCTGAAAAAACCGATCCTGCTCATAGGTTTCTGTCACCTCATAACTCTCAACCCCGTAGAGCTTTGACCCTTCCTCTGCACCCTCCACATCCGGCCGCCGCTCCCGCTGCTTCCGCTCCATTAACCCCAACGGCACATAAAGATCAGCGCGATCGCGCTGAATGCGATCGCTATAGGTCAGCGAATTTGTACTAATTTCTTGGCGTTTCGTCGCCTGTGCTTGACAGAGTTGCCGCCAATCAATCCCCGCTGGCGGAGGTAGTGAAGGTTTACCCTTGTCTGGACGCTTTTCCTCCCAAAGCCGTTCAAACGCAGCGAGATTTTCTTCCCGATCCTTACTCCACAGCTTTAACGTGAAATGCCATTCATCTTTCCCTTTCGTTTTGCCGCGATTGTCTTCGAGAATTTCCAAGAAATCCCCTAGATAGGTTGTCAAAGTTTGCCGAACCTGGTCAGCCCCAAGTTGGCCAGGATAGCGCGGGTCTTTAGCCGTCAAAAATTCTAAGGTGCGGCGTTGAGTCTCCACGATTAGCTTCGGGGGTTGTCCCCGTTCCTCTTGCCAACGGTGGGTAATGTCAATTTCGGCTAATTCTGCCAACTCAAAATTGACATAAGCCAACAGCGCATCTAATAACTGCTTGGCTCTGTCCTTTGGCTCCTTCCCATAACTTGCCTTTGGCATAACAACCCCAATCGCGAGTAAAAACCTTGGGGGGTTTGGGAACTTCTCTAACTACCCCAAACCCTTCAAACCCTGATTATAACAAGGTTTTCAGCCTTGCCGCCTTCAGTTTGCTTTAGGGTAGTACCCCAAACTGACCATGCCTTCAGATGATTTATGAAGGTTAGTCAGTGATGGATGAATTAGAGCAGAAACTTAAGGAGCGGGATGCGTTGGAGGGGGCGTATGGGAGTTTTGTGGAGCCGTATGTGACGCAACAGATTGAGATTGGGGTGGATGGGGCGGGGTTTTATTGTGTGGCGGCGTGGGTGGTGTTGACGGTGCTTTACTGTGGTTGGGTGCGATCGCGCCGCCCGTAGGTCACTCGTTGAAATCGGTGTCGATTGCCACATCGAGGGTATCTTCATCGACGCGCACATAGAGGACATTGGGACGGCAACAGACTTGGCAGTCTTCGACATAGGTTTGCTGAAAGCCTTGGCTAAGATCCACAAAGGTCTGATTGGGTTCGCCGCAGCAGGCGCAATAAAATTCGGCAGTGGTTTCCATGGTGTCTGGGGAATTCGCACCCTCTATTCTGGCGGAGATGGTCGCTCAGGGTGTAAATCAGTCACAATAAAGCCATGATCCCCGCACTCTCTCCTGCCCGGTTTGGGAAGCGTGTTGATGGGCGATCGCACCCTCTAGAATTTTTGTTCACTACCGCTAGACACTGTCATGGCTAAAGCGAAACGCAAAAAACTGTTTCCATGCGGCCACCGGGGCCAAGGGCAAATTTGTCATCGCTGTGCCCAAGCAGCACGAGATCAAACCCAACGCCAATCGGAAAAACAACAATGGGAAGCCACCTTTGCTCACGACGTAATTGATCTAACCCAGTTTCCCAAAGCTGTGGTGCTCAAGGCTCGGCAGATTATCGCCGGTCTCCAGCGTCGGGAAAATTATCGCACCTATCGTGGCAAACGCCTGCGCCATAATCGTGTGGTGATCAGCATCCCGGTGACGCGACATTATCGGTTGCTCTGTCGAGATCTGGGCAGTGGGATTGTGCCGGAGGCGTTGGTTTCCCATGAAGATTACAATGTGTGTAAACCCGGCGGCTAAGGGTGCGGGTGCAAACGAGTTGCTACGGCGAGGGGAAAACGATGCAAATTTATTTAGACTACAGTGCGACGACTCCCCCTCATCCCGATGTGTTGGCAACGTTGCACCACCAGGGCGCGACGCTCTGGGGCAATCCATCCAGTCTGCACCATTGGGGGGAGCGGGCGGCGATCGCCCTCGAAACCGCCCGCTGGCAAGTGGCGCAATTGCTCAACGCGCCCACCGCCGATAGTATTCATTTCACCTCTGGAGGAACGGAAGCCGATAACCTCGCCATCTTTGGAGTGGCCCACCGCTACCCCACGCCGCAACACATCATTATTTCAGCAGTGGAACATCCTGCGATCGCCGCCCCGGCCCGTCAACTGGCGGCACGAGGTTGGCAGGTGACGGAACTCCCCGTTGATGCCACGGGCAAAATCAACCCCCTTGAACTCCTCGCCGCCCTCCAACCCAATACGGTTTTGGTTTCGATCATCTACGGTCAAAGCGAAATCGGCACAGTGCAGGCGATCGCAGAATTAGCGCAAATTGCCCGCCGCCATCGCATTCTCTTCCACACCGACGCGGTGCAAGTGGCAGGGCGGCTCCCCCTCGATGTCCAAGCCTTAGATGTGGATTTGCTGTCCGTATCGGGTCATAAACTCTACGGCCCCCAAGGCTCAGGCGCACTCTACGTCCGGCCCGGCGTGGAACTGGTTCCCCTCTTGGCAGGAGGCGGCCAAGAACATCAATTGCGCTCCGGAACCCAAGCCGTGCCAACCTTGGCTGGGTTTGGGTTAGCGGCTCAATTGGCCCAGGAACAGTTGCCGACGGAAGCACACCGCTTACAGCAGTTGCGCGATCGCCTCATTACCCGCCTTGAAGCCTGCCCCTATTTCCAACTCACAGGCCATCGGCGCGATCGCCTCCCCCACCACGCCAGTTTTGTCCTGCGCGATTTTCCGCCGGAGATCACCGGGCGGGCGATCGTGCGCCAGATGAATCTCGCGGGCATTGCCCTCAGTGCCGGTTCCGCCTGCCACAGTGGCCAAGCCAGCCCCAGCCCGATCCTCACCGCCCTCGGCTACGGTGAAATCCAAGCCCGCCAAGGCATCCGCGTTTCCCTCGGTCGCGACACCACCCCCGAAGATATTGATTGGACGGTGATGGCCTTGCAACAAGTGCTCCACCGCTTAAACCCGTCCCCCCTGCCCTGCGTTGGTTCGTCTTGTTAGGATGATGGGGAATGATTGTGAAGTTTCCGTGTTTTTACGGTTAAAGTCTGAGGATTTGACAGGCTCGATTATGTTTTTTCCATGAAGTGACCGTAAAAATACGGTTAGCCATGATAGAACAGAAGCAATGTGATTAAACCCTACGCGATCGCTGCCCACCCACAACAGGGCAGCGATTTTTATGAACGCTCCACCCTGAGAACCTACTGTTTATACACAACGTTTTAAGGTTGACCTCGCCTGCGTTTAATCCCCTCTGTAGTCAAGGCAGCGAGCTAGAAGCTCGCACTACAGAGGATTCCAGGCAGGGTAGCGTGAGCCTCTGGCTCACTCATACCCCCTCCAGATTCGTCACTTGGGTTATGTATAAGCAGTAGCCCTGAGCACGGAGGCTTAAACGCCTTAACCGATCTTCAAACGATCTTCACGGATCTTCATTCGATGCTGGAAAGATGCCGGGAGGCGGAATTGAACCGCCGACACGAGGATTTTCAGTCCTCTGCTCTACCAACTGAGCTATCCTGGCTGGTGCTGAATGTTTCGAGCACAATTACCACCATAACAAGATGACATAACTTTGTCAAAGTTTTCTTTGCGGCTTCAACAAGGTGCTCAAAGCTCAACTTCAGCATGAAAAAAGCCCACAGGGAGGACTGTGGGCTGACATTACTTAAGTCTGTCGTTTGAATTCGCATGAAAAAATCCAAGCACACCGTCCAAGGCAATCACTTGAAATATTTCTTTACGTCAACACAGTGTAGCAGGAATGACAGACGTTTCAACAAAATTATGAGTGATTTTCTGGGTTTTGTGTGTTGAGATAGGCTTGGGCTTGTTGCGATCGCCCCCAGATCACCTGTTCGCGCTGATAAATCGCGATACCGGGTTTTGCACCCTTTGGTTTATACACAAATTTGGGCTGTGTGTAAACCACCGGAACCTGATCACTCTGGCGAGCACGACTATAGTACGCCGCCACATTCGCCGCACATTGCAAATCACGCTCATCCGGCACAGTTCCCGGCTCTAACCGTAACAGGACATGACTCCCGGCAATTTCCTGAGCATGGAACCACAGGTCATATTCCCCCGCCGTGCGAAACGTCAGGTGATCATTTTGGCGGTTGTTGCGGCCGACCCAGAGCTCAAACCCGGAGGGGGTGCGGTAGCGACGGGGTTGGGATTCCGGCGCGGTATTGTTGGCGCGTTCTTTGCCGGGGTCGAGATAGCCTTGTTGAATCAGTTCGGTGCGAATTTCGAGCAGGGCAGCCAGTTCATCATCCCAGGACTGGCGATCGCACTGCTGCAATGCGGCTTCAATCTGTTCTAAATAGTCCAATTCCGCCTGAGCCGTAGCCAGTAATGGCTCCACAGCCGATCGCGCCCGCTTTAACTTTTGGTGTTGCTTATACAGAGCTTGGGCGTTTTGGACGGCGTTTTTTTCTGGGTTGAGGGGGATCGTCACCGGGTCGCCTGTGGTGAAATCGGGGAGGGCGATCGCCTGTTGTCCCGGTTGCCATTCATGGAGATAGGCCATGAGGAGATCCGCCTGATCGCGAAACTGTTGAGCATCATCTGACTGGGAGAGGCGATCGCGGAATGTCTCGCATTTTTGCCGCACCTTGGCCGCCAGGGTTTTCACCTTTTGGCTCAGTTGGTGGTGAAGTTGCTGGAATTGCTGCTGTTGCGCCTGGGTGCTGTAATACTGATCCACCAGTTCTTGCACCGTGGCAACCGCTCGCCCCGCCACACCGGGCAACACCGTATAACCCTGAGGCAATCGCGTTGGGGTAAACTCCTCAGCAGCTAAGCAATTGAGCCAGGTTTGCCACTGTTGCCACAGGTCTTGCCACTGTTGCGGGGTCAGTTGCGTTGTGACGGTTTGGGCATCTAAATTCGCCCGCTCGGTTAGCCAGGCCACCACCGCCGGACTCACGCCCCGATAGATTTTGAGTAATTGTTTTTTCAGCGTACCGGGCACGAGGCTGATCCGCTCCTGCCACTGGGCGAAGGATTCGGTGCGATCGGGGATATCGCCGAGGAGGGGGGGCGGCGGTTCGTAGGCTTGGCCGGTTTGGACGGTGCGGACGCGGGATTGTTGGGCGTTGACTTGGTGGGCGGTGGTGACAATTTGCCCGGTGCCATCGGTGAGGATGACGTTGCTATATTTGCCCATGATTTCCACATAAAGATGCCAGAGGGGGTCTTCTCCCGGTCGCCGGGCAAACTGTAAATCTACGACGCGCTCCCAGGGTTGGAGGAGGGCGATCGCAACTAATGCCAAGCCGTTGAGTTGGTGGCGGAGTTGGTCGCTGAGGGTAAAGGTGTCCGGGGTGCGGGGTGGGGCCGTGCCGATGCCGAGCCGGGCCAGTTGGGGATGCCAGCAAAGGGTGAGCCAATCGCGGCGGCTGAGGGTGCGCAGGGCAATGTCGAGAGTATGGCGATCGCGCTGATAGACCTGTTCGACGCGGGCCGGAATCCAGTCCGTTTGGAGTTCGGCACAAATGGCCACCAAGGTGGTGTAGTCAAAAGCTTGCATAGGCGTGGGCGAGGTCAGGGGGAGAGCCGGATAATGGTGCGCTGAAAGATTTTCGTTACCATGGTGGGAATAGCGCTCAAAACGCCTTTAACGTCCCTTCAAGACGGCAGCGCCGCTCGGTCTTTATGGATATTCAACTGATTAATATCGGCTTTGGGAATATTGTTTCGGCGAACCGGATCATTGCGATCGTCAGTCCCGAATCGGCCCCTATTAAGCGTATCATTACAGAAGCTCGCGATCGCGGTCAGCTTGTGGATGCCACCTACGGACGACGAACCCGCGCCGTGATCATTACCGATTCGAGTCATGTCATTCTCTCGGCCATTCAGCCCGAAACCGTTGCCCATCGCTTTCTGTTACACAAAGATGGCTCCGCAGCCTCGTCTTAACCTCATTCTCTC
Coding sequences within:
- a CDS encoding cysteine desulfurase family protein, encoding MQIYLDYSATTPPHPDVLATLHHQGATLWGNPSSLHHWGERAAIALETARWQVAQLLNAPTADSIHFTSGGTEADNLAIFGVAHRYPTPQHIIISAVEHPAIAAPARQLAARGWQVTELPVDATGKINPLELLAALQPNTVLVSIIYGQSEIGTVQAIAELAQIARRHRILFHTDAVQVAGRLPLDVQALDVDLLSVSGHKLYGPQGSGALYVRPGVELVPLLAGGGQEHQLRSGTQAVPTLAGFGLAAQLAQEQLPTEAHRLQQLRDRLITRLEACPYFQLTGHRRDRLPHHASFVLRDFPPEITGRAIVRQMNLAGIALSAGSACHSGQASPSPILTALGYGEIQARQGIRVSLGRDTTPEDIDWTVMALQQVLHRLNPSPLPCVGSSC
- a CDS encoding DUF7682 family zinc-binding protein; its protein translation is MAKAKRKKLFPCGHRGQGQICHRCAQAARDQTQRQSEKQQWEATFAHDVIDLTQFPKAVVLKARQIIAGLQRRENYRTYRGKRLRHNRVVISIPVTRHYRLLCRDLGSGIVPEALVSHEDYNVCKPGG
- a CDS encoding Rqc2 family fibronectin-binding protein yields the protein MQAFDYTTLVAICAELQTDWIPARVEQVYQRDRHTLDIALRTLSRRDWLTLCWHPQLARLGIGTAPPRTPDTFTLSDQLRHQLNGLALVAIALLQPWERVVDLQFARRPGEDPLWHLYVEIMGKYSNVILTDGTGQIVTTAHQVNAQQSRVRTVQTGQAYEPPPPLLGDIPDRTESFAQWQERISLVPGTLKKQLLKIYRGVSPAVVAWLTERANLDAQTVTTQLTPQQWQDLWQQWQTWLNCLAAEEFTPTRLPQGYTVLPGVAGRAVATVQELVDQYYSTQAQQQQFQQLHHQLSQKVKTLAAKVRQKCETFRDRLSQSDDAQQFRDQADLLMAYLHEWQPGQQAIALPDFTTGDPVTIPLNPEKNAVQNAQALYKQHQKLKRARSAVEPLLATAQAELDYLEQIEAALQQCDRQSWDDELAALLEIRTELIQQGYLDPGKERANNTAPESQPRRYRTPSGFELWVGRNNRQNDHLTFRTAGEYDLWFHAQEIAGSHVLLRLEPGTVPDERDLQCAANVAAYYSRARQSDQVPVVYTQPKFVYKPKGAKPGIAIYQREQVIWGRSQQAQAYLNTQNPENHS
- the remA gene encoding extracellular matrix/biofilm regulator RemA, whose protein sequence is MDIQLINIGFGNIVSANRIIAIVSPESAPIKRIITEARDRGQLVDATYGRRTRAVIITDSSHVILSAIQPETVAHRFLLHKDGSAASS
- a CDS encoding CPXCG motif-containing cysteine-rich protein; this encodes METTAEFYCACCGEPNQTFVDLSQGFQQTYVEDCQVCCRPNVLYVRVDEDTLDVAIDTDFNE
- a CDS encoding HEAT repeat domain-containing protein translates to MPKASYGKEPKDRAKQLLDALLAYVNFELAELAEIDITHRWQEERGQPPKLIVETQRRTLEFLTAKDPRYPGQLGADQVRQTLTTYLGDFLEILEDNRGKTKGKDEWHFTLKLWSKDREENLAAFERLWEEKRPDKGKPSLPPPAGIDWRQLCQAQATKRQEISTNSLTYSDRIQRDRADLYVPLGLMERKQRERRPDVEGAEEGSKLYGVESYEVTETYEQDRFFQEVLAAGKSKSEGRRLAIIGEPGAGKTTLLQTIEQWILAETDFIPVWVSLADLRGRTLEEYLGGVWLKQLLNVLETTAAHREQCVEMFNAGRAWLLLDGVDEVAGTSNAVLGEIAQQLAGWVDAARVILTCRLNVWDGERNALFRFDTFRTLEFRYPEQVEAFIDRWFNAPDISALAGKLKEELAAPEHCRIQDLVKNPLRLALLCRTWQVRQGKFPDTQAGLYGRFVEVFYEWKGDEFPTTDAQRRALNEGLGVLALRAMELEGSRFRLTGRFVRDVWRDADAGLFRLALDLGWLNRVGVAEENPEAEVFAFYHATFQEYLAALAVEDWDYFLPKDHVDCPVEGKRYRIFEKQWKQVILLWLGREDVGNEQKEQFIRVLVGFDDACREWNFNKVDRGLYEYQAYFLAAAAINEFKVCSLAAEIVRQVVKWGFGYFNIEKQEWRTFLDPLKEGARTVLGETIREKATTALVRILQQDAGFSITWYQAAKSLWGIALGNQKVIAALAEILRDTGVDRDIRRIAALSLGEIAPGNEQAIAALEEILRDAGADAYIRNQAAWSLGKIDPDNEQAIAALEEILRDAGADAYIRNQAAWSLGKIDPDNEQAITALTETLRDVGANAYIRNQAAWSLGEIAPGNEQVITALVETLQDAGADLDTRYQSVESLETIVLENKQMIATLERILRNAGADAYTRLLAAESLGKIVPRNRQAITTLEEILQDARGDTYTRFLAAESLGKIDSENEQAIATLVEILQDASANIYTREQAAESLGEINPGNKQAIIALAEILRDAGADAYTRLLVAWSLGKINPGNKQAIIALAEIWRNAGTNLDIRGQAAERLGEINPGNPQAIAALVEILRDAGADDDTRGLAAESLGKILTTRKHYAGVVSALKDCLSDEVYESNFDQFKECYKVIWNCAENLPYPDFYQAWHNPPTTPHPEIIDQTPHNSQTTPATPFTCESLKHLPIYCLNAKPLATETRESEIALKLCKLIWKPLQLKEIYPDVSTPGQLSRYLDTLHLNQQLPHRALLLINCETPTPELITLCQQLTDTVAIALLTHQPLEAPLKGFPPNQPNLLSAIETWLEEI
- a CDS encoding type II toxin-antitoxin system YafQ family toxin is translated as MEVSFSSAFKRAFKKRIKGNENLESKFWQKLEIFTSDPYDPRLRTHKLSGKLKDLWSFTVDYDVRVLFYLTEDDKAIFVDFGSHDEVY